AAGCCGCCAGGCGTTCCCGGCAGTCCACCTCCGACGCACCCGCGCGCGGCAGCGAATGCCGGAAACGCTACGCTTATTCCGGCCTACATCCTCCGAAAGAATGGATTTTCACAGGTAAGGGGAAAAGAGCTTCGCCGCGCCATCCCGCAGCTTCGTTGGCAGGGGCCTCGAATCGACCTCCTTGAGGGTCGTCTGGTGCGATCCGGCCATCGCCTGGATGCAGTGATGCTCCAGGAGCTGCGCGAATCTCACGTCGTACACCTCGAGGTTCAGCTCGAAATTGAGGCGCAGGCTGCGCGGGTCGAGGTTGGCGCTGCCGATGAGACTCCAGCTGCCGTCAACGGTCATGAACTTCGTGTGCACAAAGGGTGGGGGCTGCAGGTAGACCCTGATTCCGTGCTGCAAAAGTTCCCACAGGTAGGCGCGAGTCGCCCACTGGACGAAAGGGAGGTTGTTTTTGCCCGGAAGGACCAGCACGACCGCCACCCCTCGCAGCGCGGCGGTCACCAGCGCCGAGATCAGCGCCCGGTCCGGGATGAAGTACGGGGTGACGATCATCACCCTCTGCCTCGCGCAAGAGATGGCGCCGAGGATGATCCAGTTGAGCTTGCGGAACTCCTTGTCCGGCCCGTCGCTCACCGCCCGCACAAGGGCCCTTCCCGGGAGTTCCTGCGGGTAGAGGGGCGCCTGGAGCAACTCGCCGGTGGCAAAGCGCCAGTCATCGAGAAAGGTTGCTTCCAGATCCGTCACCACCGGGCCGACGACCCGGAAATGGAGGTCCCGGACGTAGCGCTCGCCGCTCCTTGAGAGGTGCCGGTCCCCGATGTTCATCCCGCCGGTGAAGCCGAGGGTCCCGTCCACCACCAGGATCTTCCTGTGGTTGCGCAGGTTGAGATACCCTCCTGGGCGCAGAGGGAGGAACCTCGCAAAGCGCACCCCCGTCCCCTTCAGGAGCTCCGCTGCCGTCGTGCGCGAATACTTTTCCCCCAGGCTGTCCACGATCACCCGCACCACCACGCCTCGCTGTACCGCCTCCTTCAATTCATGTACAAAGCGGCGGCCGGTCTCATCCCCGTCGAAGATATAGGTGCACAGGTGGACGCTGCGCTTTGCCGCCGCAATAGCCTCCAGCATCGCGGGATAGGCGTCCTCCCCGTTCTCCAGCGGCTCGATGGCGTTCCCCGGCGAGAGCGGTGAGCTCACGACCCGGTCGGAAAGGACCCGCAACTCCCGCAGAAAGCGCAGCTCTTCGGGGAGCGGCGCCACCACCTGCGGAGCCTCCGGATGCTGGAGCCTGGGAGCCGGCTTCCCCCTGCGATGCCAGCGTCTCGCCCTGCTGTAGATCCTGTTCACCCCCATCCCCCAGTAGGCGAGCGGCCCCACGAGCGGGAAGACGAGGCAGGTAATGATCCACCCCACCGACGACCGCGGGTCCCGCTTGTTTATGAGGGCGTGCCCGGCCGAGACGATGGAGAAGAAGGCCAGCGCCAGGGCGAGCAGTATGTAGAAGAGGTAGTACAAGGATCCTCCGCAAAAGGTATCCCAGTTCCAATTAGGTGGTCTTGTGGCCTAGCAAAGGGAAATCCCCCCTGTCCCCCCTTCGCAAAGGGGGGAACGTGTGGTGGATATTAACTGTAGGTTCCACGGTTTCCGGATGTTCCGAAAAAAAGGGGGACGGTTGTGCCGTCCCCCTGGGTAAAGCAGATACGCTGCGGGTGCAGTTGCCAATGACGTGCTAGAGGAGACGGTACGGCAGCGCCCTGCGGGTCCACTCGCTGTCGGGGTACTGGCTGGAGAGCTGCTCATACGTCTGCTTCAGGAGCTGCGCATCGTGGGTGGCCTTGAACTTCGCCACTCCTTTGAGATAGAGAGCCTCCGGCGCCGCGCCGCTCTTCGGATAGAGCATGCCGAGGGTATTCAGCTGGACTACCGCGTCGTCGTACTTGCCGTTGTCGAAGGCGACCTTGGAAATACCCAGGAGCAGCGAGGCAAGAAGTTCTTCAGGCGGCAGGTACCCCACCGTCCTGTTGTGCTCTTCGCCGTTCTCGTCGAGGATTACCAAGGTCGGCGTCCACTGTACCTTGAAGTCGGAGGAGAGGGGCTGGGCGTTTGCAGGCACCCTCAGGGGAATAACCTTTTCCGTGATGAACTGCGCTACAGCATTGTCGGGATACGAAACCGCATCCATCTGTTGGCAGCCAATTCAACCGGGGCTGTAGAAATCGAGGAGCACCGGTCTGTGCTCTTCCTTGGCCCGGGAGAGTGCCGTGGCCATGTCAGATTCCCATCTGATCATCAGAAAGCCTCCTTATACTGAAGAGATAGCGGTTCTCTACTGCAAGACTAACTGTCCCCCCAATGCTGTCAAGGCCGTTACGTCTTGCAGTTTTGGGCGCAATGCTTATAATGATCCCGCAAATCTGGGGGCGCGGAGCCGCATTCCATCCCCTTCAGAGAAGGAAGCAAAAGAAGTAACCGGAAAGAGGGAGCCACTTGTCCACCAAAAATCCACGGCGCGCCGCCTTTGAAATCCTGCTGCGCATCGAAAAAGAAAAGTCCTTTGCCGATCTCCTCATTGATCTCGAACTCTCCAAGGGCGCCATTGTCGGAGCGGACCGCGGGCTGCTGACCGAGCTGGTCTACGGCGTGCTGCGCCGCCAGGGGACGCTCGACCACATCCTCGGGCAGTTTTCCAAGCAGCGCCCGGCAAAGCTGGAACTCACCGTCCTCCTTCTGCTGAGGCTGGGGGCCTACCAGGTCTTCTTCCTCGACCGCGTCCCGGTTTCCGCCGCGGTGAACGAGACGGTGAACCTCGCGAAGGAGATAGTGCCGCGCGCTGCAGGTTTCATCAATGCCGTACTGCGCAACGCCCTCAGGGGAAAGGACGGGATCACCTACCCCGATCCTGCGACGCAACCCGCGGAGTACCTTGCCGCCCGCTACTCGCACCCCACCTGGCTCACCCGCCAGTGGTGCGACCAGCTTGGTTTCGCCGAGGCGGAGGAACTGGCGGCCGCCATGGCGGAGCCCGCCCCCCTGACACTCAGGGCGAACACGCTGAAGACGGACAGGGACGCCCTGGCGGAACGGCTGGAGAAGGAAGGAGTCTCATGCTCCCCCACTCGCTGGTCAAAGCAGGGGGTGCGTATCAGCAACTCCGGCCCCATCACCAGGCTCCCCTCCTTCGCCGAGGGGCTCTTTACGGTACAGGACGAGTCGAGCCAGCTCGCCCCCCTCTTCCTCGACCCTCAGCCGGGGGATCGCGTCCTCGATGCCTGCGCCGCGCCGGGGGGGAAAACCACCCAGATAGCGCAGCTCATGGGGGACCGCGGCGAGATCTGCGCCTGCGACATGCACTCGAAGAAGCTGCGCCTGATAAAGGAGACCTGCGACAGGCTCGGGATCCAGAGCGTGCGGACCTTCACAATGGATGCGGCGATTCCCAGTCCCGCTATTTCCGAGGTGCGCTTCCAGCGCGTCCTCGTCGACGCCCCCTGCTCCGGACTCGGCGTCCTGAGGCGCCACCCGGAAGGAAAATGGTGGCGCACCCGGGCGGAGCTTCTGAACCTTGCCACCGGGCAGCTTGCGATCCTGGAAAACCTCGCGCAATACCTGGAGCCCGGTGGCACCCTGCTTTATGCCACCTGCTCTACCAGTTTTGAGGAGAATGAAAACGTGGTGCAGCGCTTCCTCGCGGGGCATCCGGAATTCGAGGCGGAGAACCTCGCCGCCCTCTTCCCTGAGTACTCAGAGCTCATGACCAAAGAGGGCTATTTCAGGAGCTGGCCGCACCGCGGCGGCATGGACGGCTTCTTCGCTGCAAGACTGAAAAAAAAGGGATCGGAAAATTAGGGACACAGTCGGTAGCAACGTCCCCTCCCGTCACGGGAGGGGGAACCTCAATCACAACCACTACGACTTCCCAAAGAACCCGAAAAAGCACAGGGAGAACGCATGAAAAAGATAGCTCCGTCGATACTTTCCGCCGATTTTTCCCGCCTCGGGGAAGAGGTTGCCGCCATCGAGGCGGCCGGCGCCGACTACGTGCACGTCGACGTGATGGATGGACGCTTCGTGCCGAACATCACCATCGGGCCACTCGTGGTGGAGGCGGTCCGCCGCGTCACGAAGCTTCCTCTCGACGTGCACCTGATGATCGCAGAGCCGGACCGCTACGTGGAATCGTTCGCGAAGGCAGGAGCGGACATCATCGTCGTCCACGCGGAGGCAACCCTCCACCTGCACCGCACCGTGCAGCTCATCAAGTCCCTCGGAAAGAAGGCCGGGGTGTCGCTCAACCCCGCCACGCCCCTGAACCACCTCGAGTACGTCCTCGAGGACCTCGACCTGGTGCTCCTCATGACGGTAAACCCGGGCTTCGGTGGGCAGTCCTTCATCGAGGCGTGCATCCCCAAGATCCAGGCGCTGCGCGGCATGCTGGACAAGCGCGGGCTGGAGACTGAGCTGGAGGTGGATGGCGGGGTGAAGATCTCCAACATCGGCCGGATAGCCCACGCCGGGGCCGACGTCTTCGTGGCGGGAAGCGCCGTCTTTGAAAGCCCCGACTACGCCGCCACCATCGCAGAGCTGAAGAAAAAGGCGAAGGAGCCGATCCTGTGACCTCGCCCGCGCCCCCGGCACACCCACGAAACGGTGCGACGGGGGCGCCCGGCTTACCTTCTGCGCTGCAAAAGGCGCTCGCCGCGCGCGAGCGCGTGCCGCTGGAGCCGGGATCGGTGCCGGCAGCAGTCCTTCTTCCCCTCTTCATTCGCCACGGCGAGTACCACATCCTCTTTACCAAGAGGACCTCGCACCTCACCCACCACAGCGGCGAGATTTCCTTCCCCGGAGGCGTTGCTGAGCCTGAGGACCGCGATCCCGTTCAGACCGCGCTCCGGGAGACCCACGAGGAGTTGGGGATTCCCCCCGAAGACGTGGCGGTGCTCGGTATCCTCGACGACTTCCTCTCCATCCACGGCTATCTCGTTACGCCTGTTGTGGGAGTCATCCCGGCGGATCTCTCTCTCACCGTGAGCGAGCGGGAGATCGAGCGGGTCATCGAGGTCCCGCTGGGCCACCTTCTCGGGGAGGGGGCGATGCGGACGGAGCACTGGCCACCGTGGAAGGAGGGGGTGAAGCCGATGTACTTCTTTACCTGGCGCGGGGACGAGATCTGGGGACTGACGGCGAGGATTCTGAAGCAGTTTCTGGATGTCGTGGTGAAGTTGCCGGATGGGGTGGGAGTCTTCGGCGCCGGAAGCGCGCGGGCGTAATGATCTATGCTACGAGCCGCGGGAGCGCCAACAGCGGGCACCCCTCGCAGAGAGGCTTCTTCCTGCAGTGCTGCTTGGAGTGCTCCACGATGAGCGCGTGGTACTCGTTGAAAAGCTCGGTCTCCTCCGGAAGCGCGTCCATGAAGAAGGAGCGCACCGTCTCGTAGTCGTCCTTCTCCGAGATGAGCCCCAGCCGGGAAAAGAGCCGCCGCGTGTAGGCGTCGACGACGAATGAAGGTTTCTCCCCCGCATAAAGGAGGATCGAGTCGCAGGTCTCCCTCCCGATGCCGCGCACGCCGAGGAGCTCATTCCTCAAGCTCCGCCAGTCACGGTCGAACATGAGGTCGAGGCTCCCGTGGTAGCCTTCCACCAGGTACCCCAGAAAATCCTTCAGCCTCTGGCTCTTTATCCGGAAAAATCCCGCCGGACGTATCAGCTCCGCGAGCCTCTCCACCGGGAGTTCCCACAACCCCGCCACC
The DNA window shown above is from Geomonas sp. RF6 and carries:
- the rpe gene encoding ribulose-phosphate 3-epimerase, which gives rise to MKKIAPSILSADFSRLGEEVAAIEAAGADYVHVDVMDGRFVPNITIGPLVVEAVRRVTKLPLDVHLMIAEPDRYVESFAKAGADIIVVHAEATLHLHRTVQLIKSLGKKAGVSLNPATPLNHLEYVLEDLDLVLLMTVNPGFGGQSFIEACIPKIQALRGMLDKRGLETELEVDGGVKISNIGRIAHAGADVFVAGSAVFESPDYAATIAELKKKAKEPIL
- a CDS encoding NUDIX hydrolase, with amino-acid sequence MTSPAPPAHPRNGATGAPGLPSALQKALAARERVPLEPGSVPAAVLLPLFIRHGEYHILFTKRTSHLTHHSGEISFPGGVAEPEDRDPVQTALRETHEELGIPPEDVAVLGILDDFLSIHGYLVTPVVGVIPADLSLTVSEREIERVIEVPLGHLLGEGAMRTEHWPPWKEGVKPMYFFTWRGDEIWGLTARILKQFLDVVVKLPDGVGVFGAGSARA
- a CDS encoding endonuclease III domain-containing protein; translation: MEIFELLLARYGALHWWPAETPFEVCVGAILTQNTNWNNVEKALANLKGEGVLTVAGLWELPVERLAELIRPAGFFRIKSQRLKDFLGYLVEGYHGSLDLMFDRDWRSLRNELLGVRGIGRETCDSILLYAGEKPSFVVDAYTRRLFSRLGLISEKDDYETVRSFFMDALPEETELFNEYHALIVEHSKQHCRKKPLCEGCPLLALPRLVA
- a CDS encoding thioredoxin fold domain-containing protein; its protein translation is MDAVSYPDNAVAQFITEKVIPLRVPANAQPLSSDFKVQWTPTLVILDENGEEHNRTVGYLPPEELLASLLLGISKVAFDNGKYDDAVVQLNTLGMLYPKSGAAPEALYLKGVAKFKATHDAQLLKQTYEQLSSQYPDSEWTRRALPYRLL
- the rsmB gene encoding 16S rRNA (cytosine(967)-C(5))-methyltransferase RsmB, which translates into the protein MSTKNPRRAAFEILLRIEKEKSFADLLIDLELSKGAIVGADRGLLTELVYGVLRRQGTLDHILGQFSKQRPAKLELTVLLLLRLGAYQVFFLDRVPVSAAVNETVNLAKEIVPRAAGFINAVLRNALRGKDGITYPDPATQPAEYLAARYSHPTWLTRQWCDQLGFAEAEELAAAMAEPAPLTLRANTLKTDRDALAERLEKEGVSCSPTRWSKQGVRISNSGPITRLPSFAEGLFTVQDESSQLAPLFLDPQPGDRVLDACAAPGGKTTQIAQLMGDRGEICACDMHSKKLRLIKETCDRLGIQSVRTFTMDAAIPSPAISEVRFQRVLVDAPCSGLGVLRRHPEGKWWRTRAELLNLATGQLAILENLAQYLEPGGTLLYATCSTSFEENENVVQRFLAGHPEFEAENLAALFPEYSELMTKEGYFRSWPHRGGMDGFFAARLKKKGSEN
- a CDS encoding thioredoxin family protein, with protein sequence MIRWESDMATALSRAKEEHRPVLLDFYSPG
- the cls gene encoding cardiolipin synthase codes for the protein MYYLFYILLALALAFFSIVSAGHALINKRDPRSSVGWIITCLVFPLVGPLAYWGMGVNRIYSRARRWHRRGKPAPRLQHPEAPQVVAPLPEELRFLRELRVLSDRVVSSPLSPGNAIEPLENGEDAYPAMLEAIAAAKRSVHLCTYIFDGDETGRRFVHELKEAVQRGVVVRVIVDSLGEKYSRTTAAELLKGTGVRFARFLPLRPGGYLNLRNHRKILVVDGTLGFTGGMNIGDRHLSRSGERYVRDLHFRVVGPVVTDLEATFLDDWRFATGELLQAPLYPQELPGRALVRAVSDGPDKEFRKLNWIILGAISCARQRVMIVTPYFIPDRALISALVTAALRGVAVVLVLPGKNNLPFVQWATRAYLWELLQHGIRVYLQPPPFVHTKFMTVDGSWSLIGSANLDPRSLRLNFELNLEVYDVRFAQLLEHHCIQAMAGSHQTTLKEVDSRPLPTKLRDGAAKLFSPYL